CCTGCTGGCGGACGCCACCACGGCACGGCGCCTGGCCCCCGCGTACGACAGTGTGCTGCACCAGCCGGGCGCCGGCCGGGAGGGCTTGCTGGGCCTGCGGGTTCTGGTGGGGGAGCCGTCCACCGTGCCCCCGCTCATGGCCAGGCTGGCCGGGCACGCGCGCGTCCTGGCACCGGAGGCGGTCCGCCGCCAGGTGGACGAATGGCTGGCCGCTGCCCTCCGCGCGTATGAGCCGGATCACGCTGTGGGCGAAAGTGCACCGCAAACACCCAGCACCGATCGTTAGACTCGACGCATGCCTTGGTGGTCTTGGATCTTAATTTGGGTTGCGCTCGTGGCGCTGGCCCTTCTGTTTGCCGTTCTCATGGGTTTGAAGGTCTGGCGGGACGGGCTGAAGACACTGCATGCCGTCACGGCCGTTGGTGACGAAATGGGCGCATACTGGGCCAAACGTTCCAGTGCGGCTTCGGAGGCGCGGCCCGTCGCACCACGCACCACGGCACCGGGCGCGGCCGTCTTTGCAACACCGGAACAAATGAAGGATGATTATCTGGCGGCCAAGGAGGCCCGGCGATTTTCCCGGCTCCAACGGCGCGTCGCCCGCAGGAAAGAACGCGGACAGCTCCAATCCTTGCGCGACATCAAAGCACTTGAAGACGTAGGATGAACCAAAAGGAAAGGCGTTAACCGTGTCAATTTTTAGGGAACCTTGGGTTCTTGGCATCATCATTCTCGTGGCCATCCTCCTGTTTGCCGGGCCGAAGCTGCCGGGTCTTGCCCGCAACCTGGGCCAGTCCATGCGGATCATCAAGTCCGAGGTGAAGGAAATGAAGAACGACGGCAAGGAAGACAAGCCTGCCGCGACCCCGGAAGGCCCTGTTGCCGCGACCCCGGAAGCCCCTGTTGAGGGCAAGATCGTCAACAACCCGACCCAGCCGGGCAGCGCGTCGGGCAACGGGACCGGCACCGGTACCGGCGCCCAGTCATAGAAACCGCCGCAGCGACGGTGAACGCCTCGAAGGGCCGCAAGGCCAATCCCGAAGGCCGGATGCCGCTCAAAGAACACCTGATCGAGGCACGGAACCGGCTGTTCAAGA
This genomic stretch from Arthrobacter dokdonellae harbors:
- the tatA gene encoding Sec-independent protein translocase subunit TatA, with translation MSIFREPWVLGIIILVAILLFAGPKLPGLARNLGQSMRIIKSEVKEMKNDGKEDKPAATPEGPVAATPEAPVEGKIVNNPTQPGSASGNGTGTGTGAQS